In the Limanda limanda chromosome 10, fLimLim1.1, whole genome shotgun sequence genome, one interval contains:
- the LOC133012004 gene encoding diacylglycerol kinase theta, whose product MADSGRIGPADPEAAAGRSESSESPLAVRRRRSPGLRSPGLRSRHQSSAPGHCFRRVTLTKPTFCHSCSDFIWGLVGFLCEVCNFMCHEKCLKTLRSVCSCVTACEVRVPVAHCFGPAGQKKRFCCVCRKHTEGNTALRCEVCELHVHADCATFTCADCRRCHLDGTLEQDTVPHHWREGNLASAARCEVCRRSCGSSDVLAGMRCEWCGITSHAACYLSVPPGCTVGRLHGMLLHPACVQLHSRNFSKMHCYRITESCSPELDNSDDVDPPAVGCKDVQPAAAESGKQFLKVFDGDDAVKRSYFRLVSIFRATRNEEVVEAALRAFYLPDEPQDFELHEIGGLQRLHSDDILNRNGPDNRSSQKDGGDAWLLRPKPRGAEVLQVYAGWPRSGAASVRVSVSKDATAASVLTEVLRQLDRQVHIFYTSWAINEQLTSLSFQEEDESSFSLLEVFMSSKQVQRQTLTPQEKILDKLQEIRKLSLRQMNQTRFYVVANRKRAVQVDLLIGGLPPLLAREEYAQLIQEQLTIKSHLVTITHFYPSQGAVVLQVSCFSEAERIYMLAKDTSVNNKTLTSLVVPEILHNKLAADVCPLLVFVNPRSGGLKGRELLYSFRKLLNPHQVFDMSTGGLLAGLHTFREVPRFRVLVCGGDGTLGWVLGVLEAVRHKLVCREPPIGIVPLGTGNDLARILRWGPGYSSEDPHHILVSVDEADEVLMDRWTILLDAQDMSEDGQDNGFLEPPKIVQMNNYFGLGIDAELSLDFHTAREDEPDKFRSRFHNKGVYVKVGLQKIIYTRSLHNELQLQVDSQNVPLPNIEGLIFLNIPSWGSGADLWGTEVDGRYGRPSIDDGLLEVVGVTGVVHMGQVQSGLRSGIRIAQGNYIRLTVSKPIPVQVDGEPWIQPPGHIIISAAGPKVRMLRKSRQKQKKSSAGAKDARSESPSSRDAGHS is encoded by the exons ATGGCGGACTCGGGCCGGATCGGACCGGCGGACCCCGAGGCCGCGGCCGGCCGCTCGGAGAGCTCGGAGAGCCCGCTGGCCGTGCGGAGGAGGCGGTCCCCGGGGCTCCGGTCCCCGGGGCTCCGGTCCCGGCACCAGAGCTCCGCACCGGGCCACTGCTTCCGGAGGGTCACGCTGACCAAGCCCACGTTCTGCCACAGCTGCAGCGACTTCATCTGGGGCCTGGTGGGCTTCCTGTGTGAAG tgTGTAACTTCATGTGTCATGAGAAATGTCTGAAGACGCTGAGATCGGTTTGTTCCTGCGTGACTGCGTGTGAGGTCCGg gtgcCAGTGGCTCACTGCTTCGGTCCGGCAGGTCAGAAGAAACGTTTCTGCTGcgtctgcaggaaacacacggAGGGAAACACGGCGCTGCGCTGCGAAG tgtgtgagcTGCATGTCCACGCTGACTGTGCCACGTTCACCTGTGCCGACTGCCGCCGCTGTCACCTGGACGGGACCCTGGAGCAG GATACGGTTCCCCACCACTGGAGGGAGGGGAACCTGGCGTCGGCAGCGAGGTGTGAGGTGTGCCGGCGCTCCTGCGGCTCGTCCGACGTCCTGGCCGGGATGAGGTGTGAGTGGTGCGGCATCACG AGCCATGCGGCGTGTTACCTCAGCGTGCCACCAGGGTGCACTGTGGGGCGTCTGCACGGCATGCTGCTGCACCCGGCCTGCGTCCAGCTCCACTCCAGGAACTTCAGCAAGATGCACTGCTACCGTATCACAGAGAGCTGCAGCCCCGAgctgg ATAACTCCGATGACGTGGATCCGCCTGCGGTGGGGTGTAAAGACGTTCAGCCGGCCGCTGCCGAGTCAG gtaAGCAGTTTCTCAAGGTGTTCGACGGCGATGATGCAGTCAAACGAAGTTACTTCAGACTCGTCTCCATTTTTCGAGCCACAAGGAATGAGGAAGTTGTG GAGGCGGCACTGAGGGCCTTCTACCTCCCAGATGAGCCTCAGGACTTCGAGCTGCACGAGATCGGCGGTCTGCAGCGTCTCCATAGCGACGACATCCTGAACCGTAATGGTCCCGACAACAGGAGCTCTCAGAAGGACGGAGGCGACGCCTGGCTGCTGAGGCCCAAACCCCGAGGAGCTGAGGTCCTCCAGGTGTACGCCGGCTGGCCCAG gtcgGGTGCAGCTTCCGTGCGTGTCTCCGTCTCCAAGGACGCCACGGCAGCTTCAGTCCTCACTGAGGTCCTCAGGCAGCTGGACAGACAGGTACACATTTTTTATACATC TTGGGCGATAAATGAGCAGCTGACGTCTCTGTCGTTCcaggaggaggacgagtccAGCTTCAGTCTTCTGGAGGTTTTCATGAGCAGCAAGCAAG TGCAGAGACAGACGCTGACGCCTCAGGAGAAGATTCTGGACAAACTGCAGGAGATCAGGAAG TTGTCCCTGCGACAGATGAACCAGACTCGGTTCTACGTCGTGGCGAACAGGAAGCGGGCGGTGCAGGTCGACCTGCTGATTGGAGGACTGCCCCCCCTGCTGGCCAGAGAGGAGTACGCCCAGCTGATCCAGGAACAGCTGACCATCAAGA GTCACCTGGTCACCATCACCCACTTCTACCCCAGTCAAG gtGCGGTGGTGCTGCAGGTCTCGTGTTTCTCTGAAGCCGAGCGGATCTACATGTTGGCTAAAGACACGTCTGTCAACAACAAGACGCTGACGTCTCTGGTCGTCCCAGAGATCCTG CACAACAAACTGGCTGCAGAcgtctgccccctgctggtgttCGTCAACCCGCGGAGCGGAGGCCTGAAGGGCCGCGAGCTGCTCTACAGCTTCAGGAAGCTCCTGAACCCCCATCAGGTCTTTGACATGTCCACCGGAGGACTGCTGGCCGG TCTCCACACCTTCAGGGAGGTGCCCCGGTTCCGGGTGCTGGTCTGTGGGGGGGACGGGACGCTGGGCTGGGTGCTGGGAGTCCTGGAGGCCGTCCGGCACAAACTGGTCTGTCGAGAGCCGCCCATCGGCATCGTGCCTCTGGGAACAG GTAACGACCTGGCTCGTATCCTGCGTTGGGGGCCGGGCTACAGCAGCGAGGACCCCCACCACATCCTGGTCTCTGTGGACGAAGCAGACGAGGTTCTGATGGACCGCTGGACCATCCTGCTGGACGCTCAGGACATGTCTGAGGACGGACAAGACAACGGCTTCCTTGAGCCGCCCAAG ATTGTACAGATGAACAACTACTTTGGTTTGGGCATCGACGCAGAGCTCAGCCTGGACTTCCACACGGCCCGAGAGGACGAGCCTGATAAGTTCAGGAGCAG GTTCCATAACAAAGGAGTGTACGTGAAGGTCGGTCTTCAGAAGATCATCTACACCAGGAGTCTTCACaacgagctgcagctgcaggtggaCTCTCAGAACGTCCCACTGCCCAACATAGAGGGACTGATCTTCCTCAACATCCCCag ttgggGTTCAGGCGCTGACCTTTGGGGGACAGAGGTCGATGGTCGCTATGGGAGACCGAGCATCGATGACGGCCTGTTGGAGGTGGTGGGGGTCACGGGGGTCGTCCACATG ggccAGGTGCAGAGTGGCCTCCGCTCTGGGATCCGGATCGCTCAGGGGAACTACATCCGGCTGACGGTCAGTAAGCCCATCCCGGTGCAGGTGGACGGAGAACCGTGGATCCAGCCGCCGGGTCACATCATCATCTCTGCCGCTGGACCAAAG GTCCGGATGCTGAGGAAGTCCAGGCAGAAGCAGAAGAAGTCCTCAGCCGGAGCGAAGGACGCTCGCTCAGAGAGTCCGTCCTCCAGGGACGCTGGACACTCCTGA